From the Bacteroidia bacterium genome, one window contains:
- a CDS encoding radical SAM protein has protein sequence MKWIKHPVLLNYYLTYRCNAKCSFCDIWERPSPYADVSTVLNNLEQAKKLGVKVVDFTGGEPLLHQELHTFLEKAKALGMITTVTTNTLLYPKYAQKLKGKIDMLHFSLDSIDKQKHDASRGVKCFDKVLESIEIAKSLEEKPDVIFTVFEHNIHEIEHVYHKITQPNGLILILNPVFEYNQVGGRLSQSSVKVLRQWGKKKGVYLNQAFLDLRACGGNHVDNPVCYAASSTIVISPTNELILPCYHLGSHSFRIQNNLYELYHSKKVQEVIQLEGRLPACEGCTINCYFQPSFAVAINRYFWRALPSTLKYALEKWVYN, from the coding sequence ATGAAATGGATAAAACATCCTGTTTTGCTCAACTACTATTTAACTTATAGATGCAATGCAAAATGCAGTTTCTGTGATATTTGGGAACGCCCTTCTCCTTATGCCGATGTAAGCACTGTCTTAAATAACTTAGAACAAGCTAAAAAGCTTGGCGTGAAAGTAGTAGATTTTACTGGTGGGGAACCTTTACTACATCAAGAACTACATACATTCTTAGAAAAAGCAAAAGCACTTGGCATGATAACCACAGTTACCACAAATACATTACTTTATCCAAAGTATGCTCAAAAATTAAAAGGTAAAATTGATATGCTGCATTTCTCTCTGGATAGCATAGACAAACAAAAGCACGATGCATCACGGGGAGTAAAATGTTTTGATAAAGTTTTAGAAAGCATAGAGATAGCTAAATCCCTTGAAGAAAAACCTGATGTTATATTTACGGTTTTTGAACATAATATTCACGAAATAGAGCATGTATATCACAAAATCACCCAGCCTAATGGACTAATTTTAATTCTCAATCCCGTTTTTGAGTATAATCAAGTAGGAGGGCGATTGTCGCAAAGTTCAGTTAAAGTGCTGCGCCAATGGGGTAAAAAAAAAGGAGTCTATCTCAATCAAGCCTTTCTTGACTTGAGAGCGTGCGGGGGTAATCACGTAGACAATCCTGTTTGTTATGCAGCTTCAAGTACTATTGTTATTTCGCCTACTAATGAACTTATTTTACCTTGTTATCATTTAGGATCGCATTCTTTTAGGATTCAAAACAACCTTTATGAATTGTATCACAGCAAAAAAGTACAGGAGGTTATTCAATTAGAGGGGCGCTTACCTGCTTGCGAAGGTTGTACGATTAACTGTTATTTTCAACCTTCGTTTGCTGTGGCTATCAATCGGTATTTTT